From Pseudomonadota bacterium:
TTCTGGTGCCGTTTTTTCTGCGCTATGGCTTCGGCATCCTGCGTACCCAGCGTCTTGGATTGCACGCGCTGCGCGGCTCAATTCATGTCGGCTCGATGATGTTGTTTTTCTCGGCCGTGACCATCGCGCCGCTTGCCACCGTGGCGGCAATGACGTTCACGGCACCGTTGTTCGTCACACTGGGCGCGGTCTTTTTATTGGGTGAGAAAATCCGCTACCGGCGCATGGCCGCGCTTTTTCTAGGGTTTGCCGGTGTGATGATCGTGCTTCGCCCGGGGTTTGGGGATTTGGAAGTCGGCGCCCTGATGGCGCTGGGCTCTTCTATCATCTGGGCCTGTGCGATGCTGATGATCAAGATTTTATCGCGCACCGAATCGAGCCTGACGCTGACTGCCTATATGGCGATTTTCCTGACACCACTTTCAGCCATTCCTGCCGCCTTCGTTTGGCAATGGCCAACCGTTGAGGAGTTGGGCTGGCTCGCCCTGATGGGCATGGTCGGCACCGGCGGGCATCTATTTCTCGCGCAAGCCTTCCGCGAGGCTGACGCAACGACGGTCTTGCCGGTCGATTTCTTGCGCTTGATTTGGGCCAGCCTGCTCGGCTATTTCCTGTTCGGTCAGGTGCCGGAGGCGCTGGTGTGGATCGGCGGTGCAGTGATTTTTTCGAGCACGATATATCTCGCTTACCGCGAGGCCGTGGTCTCGCGGCGCGCCCGCAGAATGATCGATCCGCCGCTGCCGCCAGGGTGAGAACGCCTAGCCGGTACGCAGTACGCCTTGGTCTTTCAGCCGGGCGATATCGTCGGCATGAAAGCCCAGGCCAAGCGCAATTTCCTCCGAATCCGCGCCGAGCGCGGGCGCGTGCATATTCACCGCTCCGGGCTCTTCACGGAATTTCAGCGGAATGCCGAGATGAGCGTTGCCGTCCGCATCGTGCAGGAGCATATCGCGGGCGCGCAAATGTTCATTCTCGAAGGCTTCTTTCAGGTCCAGCACCGGCGCAAAACAGATGTCGCGGCCCTCGAACCATGCGCTCCATTCGTCGCGGGTTTTGGTCATAAATATCTCGCTCAGATAGTCGCGCAACGGCGCCTGTGGCTCGCCGGGCGGGAGCTTGGCTATCTCAATTAAATCCTCGCGTCCCATAGCCGTAAGAAAGTTTGTTACAAATTTTAT
This genomic window contains:
- a CDS encoding DMT family transporter, which gives rise to MKQFTALSDFLTAAYLRLPGQMRGMLLLFCATILFSVMHALIRHVGEGQHPFEMAFFRNLFGFIVLVPFFLRYGFGILRTQRLGLHALRGSIHVGSMMLFFSAVTIAPLATVAAMTFTAPLFVTLGAVFLLGEKIRYRRMAALFLGFAGVMIVLRPGFGDLEVGALMALGSSIIWACAMLMIKILSRTESSLTLTAYMAIFLTPLSAIPAAFVWQWPTVEELGWLALMGMVGTGGHLFLAQAFREADATTVLPVDFLRLIWASLLGYFLFGQVPEALVWIGGAVIFSSTIYLAYREAVVSRRARRMIDPPLPPG